One Osmerus eperlanus chromosome 13, fOsmEpe2.1, whole genome shotgun sequence genomic region harbors:
- the LOC134032539 gene encoding glutathione S-transferase P-like: MPPYTITYFAVRGRGSAAKIMLADQSQQWTDIVVNFEDWMKGDLKATCVFGQLPKFEDGDLALFQSNAILRHLGRNHGAYGKDAKEASLIDMMNDGVEDLRLKYGRLIYQEYETGKDQYLKDLPDHLSKFEAVMARNKTGFLVGDKVSFADYNLFDILLNHLVLCDCCLESFPSLKSFVGKMSARPKIKAFTDSDEYKKQPINGNGKQ; the protein is encoded by the exons A TGCCACCCTACACTATCACTTACTTTGCTGTACGAG GGCGCGGTAGTGCTGCCAAGATTATGCTGGCGGACCAGAGCCAGCAGTGGACAGACATTGTCGTCAACTTCGAAGACTGGATGAAGGGAGACCTAAAAGCCACGTGT gTTTTTGGCCAGTTGCCCAAGTTTGAGGATGGAGATTTGGCTTTGTTTCAGTCAAACGCCATTCTGAGACACTTGGGTCGCAATCATG GGGCGTATGGGAAGGACGCTAAGGAGGCGTCTCTCATCGACATGATGAACGATGGCGTGGAAGATCTGCGTCTCAAATACGGTCGCCTGATTTACCAGGAATAC GAAACTGGAAAGGATCAGTACCTGAAAGACCTGCCTGACCACCTCTCCAAGTTTGAGGCTGTTATGGCTCGCAACAAGACAGGTTTTCTTGTTGGTGATAAG GTTTCCTTTGCTGACTACAATCTGTTTGATATCCTGCTCAACCACCTGGTCCTGTGCGACTGCTGCCTGGAGAGCTTTCCTTCCCTGAAGAGCTTTGTAGGAAAGATGTCGGCTCGACCTAAAATCAAGGCCTTCACTGACTCTGACGAGTACAAGAAACAGCCTATCAATGGAAATGGCAAACAGTGA